The following coding sequences are from one Paenibacillus sp. JDR-2 window:
- a CDS encoding DUF4038 domain-containing protein, which produces MNISFVPVTTNAVAAYDRYEIVIHVDQPEFRNPFTEAQVMGQFGRDEDLFTFKHGQPDGQLGTAENRDSLIPIDGFCDAEDGSLFRIRFLPRSAGRYLYTVSLQYQGKIWSHEGHFDAIASDNRGLIRVDEEHPFHFLWEGTGEHFFYNGMTAYHLPGIRKEEEIKRTLDRFHDHKVNRVRIGLSSSRVRNAMAWFEPVYESEDFTFCYGPWKAERPDDAENPGWDVTRFDLAYWHKLERILEYASQKDIVISLIMYVDAYRQGADPYGKLLMGGQDEQRYFRYAASRLAAYPNITWDLTNEYRLIRPHAWVERMGHYLKSCDPYHHLMTCHGHGTFEFRTSGWADFAVYQSWDEGGGYSYMRQNRDVQLGTGRIMPQVNEEFGYEDHYPTAWGEGKVYPMRSRDTLRRRAWEIYMAGCYQTSGEYAGHGLGGWVNGRGDDSMRLLEGFAHIATFFEGCKWWTANPNDALLSQKDALCLADEGELYIVYTPVSQNIELQLQAGSYEMNWYNPRTGIFFEPQMVQSAGQAVLFRCPNESNALNDDYVLRLKRSEA; this is translated from the coding sequence ATGAACATTTCCTTTGTACCGGTTACGACAAACGCTGTTGCCGCTTACGACCGCTATGAGATCGTTATCCATGTCGATCAACCGGAATTTCGCAATCCATTTACAGAAGCGCAGGTAATGGGACAATTTGGACGTGATGAGGACTTATTTACCTTTAAACATGGACAGCCGGATGGCCAGCTGGGAACGGCGGAAAATCGCGACAGCTTGATTCCGATAGACGGATTTTGCGATGCGGAAGACGGAAGCCTGTTTCGGATTCGTTTCTTGCCGCGTTCAGCGGGCCGGTACTTGTATACGGTTTCTTTGCAATATCAAGGTAAGATATGGTCCCACGAAGGGCATTTCGATGCCATTGCGAGCGATAATCGCGGATTGATCCGGGTAGATGAAGAGCATCCGTTTCATTTCCTATGGGAGGGAACGGGCGAGCATTTCTTCTATAACGGGATGACGGCTTACCATTTGCCCGGCATCCGCAAGGAAGAAGAGATTAAGCGTACGCTGGACCGCTTCCATGACCATAAAGTCAACCGGGTTCGGATCGGACTAAGCTCCAGCCGGGTGCGAAATGCGATGGCCTGGTTCGAACCGGTATACGAGTCGGAGGATTTCACATTCTGCTATGGCCCTTGGAAGGCTGAACGTCCGGACGATGCGGAGAATCCGGGATGGGACGTAACCCGATTCGACCTAGCTTATTGGCATAAGCTGGAGCGAATATTGGAATACGCCAGCCAGAAAGATATCGTAATATCTCTCATCATGTATGTAGATGCATACCGCCAAGGAGCGGATCCCTATGGCAAGCTTCTAATGGGTGGGCAAGACGAGCAGAGGTATTTTCGATATGCGGCGTCCCGGCTTGCAGCATACCCGAATATAACCTGGGATTTAACGAATGAATACCGGTTGATTCGTCCTCATGCGTGGGTGGAACGGATGGGACATTATCTCAAATCCTGCGATCCGTATCATCATCTAATGACCTGCCATGGGCACGGAACTTTTGAATTCCGGACGTCGGGCTGGGCGGATTTCGCCGTCTACCAAAGCTGGGATGAGGGTGGCGGCTATTCGTATATGCGGCAGAACAGGGACGTTCAGCTTGGCACGGGCAGAATCATGCCTCAGGTAAATGAAGAATTCGGCTACGAGGATCATTACCCAACGGCGTGGGGCGAAGGCAAAGTATATCCGATGAGAAGCCGCGATACGCTGAGGCGCAGAGCGTGGGAAATCTATATGGCGGGATGTTATCAGACAAGCGGAGAATACGCGGGACATGGCCTCGGCGGATGGGTTAACGGGCGCGGCGATGATTCGATGAGGCTGCTTGAAGGTTTTGCCCATATTGCGACGTTCTTCGAAGGTTGTAAATGGTGGACGGCAAATCCGAACGATGCTCTGCTCTCGCAGAAGGATGCGCTATGTTTGGCGGATGAGGGTGAACTATACATCGTTTATACCCCGGTTTCCCAGAACATCGAGCTTCAGCTTCAAGCCGGAAGCTACGAGATGAATTGGTACAATCCGCGGACAGGCATATTCTTCGAGCCGCAAATGGTACAGTCTGCGGGACAAGCTGTTTTGTTCCGGTGTCCCAATGAATCCAATGCCTTAAATGATGATTACGTGCTCCGTTTAAAACGAAGCGAAGCCTAA
- a CDS encoding SGNH/GDSL hydrolase family protein, whose protein sequence is MNYKNLYLHNVAQLKPVQGGDAVQLCRIPDGLRLQLHEIAHDSALKTGSVEIRFHMKSDRVKLKFAVLNADQLTGGHTVAEVYHGTFQENAPRILGAHVTEIEVERPKEMELMQMIAGKEQLRFPPDLVRVILPYESHIALVGVEGETELPREGSMPERKMLLYGSSISSGASAVRPTGAYSMRTAEKLGVDLWSLSMAGAAMVDAQLADYIAQLPGWEFAFIELGVNMIWDVKNGVPGSPEEFRKRVDYFISTIADAHPDKWIFVTDLFTYMGDVRNGELGEQFRSIVADKVKQMNRPKLIHIPGKELLTKTSLLTYDIIHPSEEGLLEISNHLTEQISRYLPVTV, encoded by the coding sequence GTGAATTATAAAAATCTCTATCTGCATAATGTCGCACAGCTTAAACCGGTGCAAGGCGGCGATGCGGTGCAGCTGTGCCGTATTCCGGATGGGCTGCGACTGCAGCTGCACGAAATCGCGCATGATTCTGCGCTCAAAACAGGATCAGTCGAAATCCGTTTTCATATGAAATCGGATCGCGTAAAGCTGAAGTTCGCCGTGCTGAACGCGGATCAACTGACAGGAGGACACACCGTTGCCGAGGTGTATCACGGAACCTTCCAAGAGAATGCTCCCCGGATTCTAGGTGCGCATGTGACGGAGATCGAGGTTGAACGGCCGAAGGAAATGGAGCTTATGCAGATGATCGCTGGCAAGGAGCAGCTCCGTTTTCCGCCGGATCTTGTACGCGTCATACTTCCCTATGAGAGCCATATCGCTCTAGTTGGCGTGGAGGGGGAGACGGAGCTGCCAAGAGAAGGCAGCATGCCGGAGAGAAAAATGCTGCTGTACGGTTCGTCCATCTCCAGCGGCGCGTCTGCCGTTCGTCCAACCGGAGCTTACAGCATGCGTACGGCCGAGAAGCTTGGCGTGGATCTTTGGAGCTTGTCCATGGCCGGAGCGGCTATGGTTGACGCGCAGTTGGCGGATTATATCGCTCAGCTGCCCGGTTGGGAATTTGCTTTTATCGAGCTTGGCGTCAACATGATCTGGGATGTCAAGAACGGGGTCCCGGGTTCGCCGGAAGAGTTCCGGAAGCGCGTCGATTATTTTATTTCAACCATCGCGGATGCTCATCCGGATAAGTGGATATTCGTAACCGATCTGTTCACCTACATGGGCGACGTCAGAAACGGTGAACTCGGAGAGCAATTCCGCAGCATCGTGGCTGATAAAGTCAAGCAAATGAACAGACCGAAGCTGATTCATATCCCCGGCAAAGAGCTGCTTACCAAGACATCTCTGTTAACTTACGATATCATTCATCCCTCCGAAGAAGGGCTCCTCGAGATTTCGAATCATTTAACGGAGCAGATCAGCCGCTATTTGCCGGTGACGGTATGA
- a CDS encoding polysaccharide deacetylase family protein — protein MIRLLLRGDDFGGSLSANQAIAEACGQGLLKNVSVMAPGPYLEQGALLLADCKEICFGMHITLNAEWDRVKWKPVLPANQVPSLIDEQGYFLSHPSLIGKVNLEEAIAETLAQYDRLREVGFRISYVDEHMFFSYSVKGYAEWLDAWCRREGLMNFHRYFRPLPKVAEAAAGSPAETVDLAQIYLSHHRQDIQSAPEGLYTVIFHPGLDSEEMRQFGNAEISGEQISAERDAERRMLLEPDLASFYSQYGVTSVRYDELEERK, from the coding sequence ATGATACGGCTCTTGCTTCGGGGCGATGATTTCGGAGGCAGCCTGTCGGCGAATCAAGCGATTGCGGAAGCATGCGGGCAAGGCTTGCTGAAAAACGTAAGCGTGATGGCTCCGGGGCCTTACCTGGAGCAGGGCGCCTTGCTGCTCGCCGATTGCAAAGAGATTTGCTTCGGAATGCATATTACCTTGAACGCGGAATGGGACCGCGTGAAATGGAAGCCTGTGCTTCCTGCTAATCAGGTGCCGAGCCTTATAGATGAACAAGGGTACTTCCTGTCTCATCCATCCCTAATAGGGAAGGTGAATTTAGAAGAAGCCATTGCGGAGACGCTCGCGCAATATGATCGACTCCGAGAGGTCGGATTCCGGATCTCGTATGTCGACGAGCATATGTTTTTTAGTTATTCCGTAAAGGGCTATGCAGAATGGCTGGACGCCTGGTGCAGACGTGAAGGACTCATGAACTTCCACCGTTACTTTCGGCCGCTCCCAAAAGTAGCCGAAGCTGCGGCAGGGAGCCCGGCAGAAACCGTTGATCTGGCGCAGATCTACTTATCCCATCATAGGCAAGATATTCAATCAGCCCCGGAAGGGCTCTATACGGTCATTTTTCATCCAGGCCTGGACAGTGAAGAGATGCGGCAATTCGGCAATGCCGAGATAAGCGGAGAGCAGATTTCCGCAGAGCGGGATGCCGAACGCAGAATGCTGCTGGAGCCCGATCTTGCCTCATTCTACAGCCAATACGGCGTGACCTCCGTTCGTTACGACGAGCTGGAAGAAAGGAAATAA
- a CDS encoding glycosyl hydrolase family 28 protein produces the protein MNTHHHYPKSYPRAQEVTVKVNGREVDVLRTNVAYFAPASYIGSAVVEIEAASPIQSVAISPLKFNIPVEISGNTARFTLTDNRYLHLKIEGISLPLFFYGNEEQVYDGKATFYFKSGQVYEVGELVLQSNESIYIEDGAVVKGSVRASGASNIKIYGNGVLDGSYFRGTRDYRTILLYDCSNVEIKDIIMVEPPCWMIMLANCRHVHIDRIKQIGEVVSSDGIDIVGCQHVLIENCILRNNDDCVVIKAFDWSENPDSPMLYAAKNVHGIEVRSCVFVNGPSGNAIEIGHELTIDEVREVKFHDIDIVSVNGYGAALSIHVGDRATVRDIVFENIRIEHYYDKLIDFRVMRSMYNTDKERGRIQDILLKDIEVISSLYNPGYSISVIGGYDDKHLVERVTFDNFKLGGRKIMNGNELDLFVKEAKDIRFK, from the coding sequence ATGAATACACATCATCATTACCCGAAGTCTTATCCCCGCGCCCAAGAGGTGACGGTTAAAGTAAACGGCCGAGAGGTGGATGTGCTTCGCACAAACGTTGCTTATTTCGCCCCGGCTTCCTATATCGGTTCAGCCGTAGTCGAGATCGAGGCAGCTTCGCCGATCCAATCCGTGGCTATAAGCCCTCTCAAGTTCAATATTCCTGTAGAAATCTCGGGCAATACCGCGCGTTTTACCTTGACGGATAACCGGTACCTTCATCTAAAGATTGAAGGTATCTCGCTGCCCTTGTTCTTCTACGGAAATGAGGAGCAGGTGTACGACGGCAAAGCGACGTTTTACTTCAAGAGCGGACAGGTCTATGAAGTTGGCGAGCTTGTCCTCCAGAGCAATGAATCCATCTATATTGAAGACGGTGCCGTAGTCAAAGGCAGCGTCCGCGCAAGCGGCGCTTCGAATATTAAAATCTACGGCAATGGCGTATTGGACGGTTCTTATTTCCGCGGGACGAGGGATTACCGGACGATCCTGCTGTATGACTGCTCCAATGTGGAGATTAAGGACATTATCATGGTCGAGCCGCCATGCTGGATGATTATGCTGGCCAACTGTCGCCACGTGCATATCGATCGCATCAAGCAGATCGGCGAAGTTGTCAGCTCCGACGGCATTGATATTGTGGGCTGCCAGCATGTATTAATCGAGAATTGCATTCTCCGCAATAATGATGACTGCGTTGTTATTAAAGCGTTTGACTGGTCGGAGAATCCGGACAGCCCTATGCTGTATGCGGCTAAAAACGTGCATGGCATTGAAGTTCGCTCCTGCGTTTTCGTCAACGGACCATCCGGCAACGCAATCGAAATTGGCCATGAATTAACGATTGATGAAGTAAGAGAGGTTAAATTCCACGATATCGATATCGTCTCCGTTAACGGTTACGGCGCAGCGCTCAGCATTCACGTAGGCGATCGCGCTACCGTGCGGGATATCGTCTTCGAGAATATCCGGATCGAGCATTATTACGATAAGCTGATCGACTTCCGGGTCATGCGCTCCATGTATAATACCGATAAAGAAAGAGGCCGCATCCAAGATATTCTGCTTAAGGATATTGAAGTGATATCGTCGCTGTACAATCCCGGCTATTCCATTTCCGTGATTGGCGGATACGACGACAAGCATCTTGTTGAGCGCGTAACCTTCGACAACTTCAAGCTAGGCGGCCGCAAAATCATGAATGGCAACGAGCTTGACCTTTTCGTGAAAGAAGCAAAAGACATCCGGTTTAAATAA
- a CDS encoding amylo-alpha-1,6-glucosidase → MRVDVSKIPFSYPGSYFAINRMGTYEDEPEGLYIRSLHKDVYRQRVARLSLLHEGKPVPFAEEASAASITLRSEFGNAVICFEDPTTFQVRAEQAAVRFEFIKASHVVPYGEKQCEVNSDGSREHIRLTSASGDLIVNTTWNGDNADFINIDFTPAADSATAEGVLELYRDSITWKERTYSSFSDSLLAAADKFGAYEQASLQLPERYSEARQLAVYLNWMVQVRPYENITRPTMYASKSGMCGIWSWDHCFHAMAVAEQDPELAWHQWMLVFDHQDQFGALPDTITDNYLVRGYVKPPIHGFALRWMMEQTGWLTNDHLLEAYPSLAKWTLWWFNHRDSDKDGMAEYHNGNDCGWDNSTIFADGMPLESPDLATYLILQMDTLEIIARKLGMLAEANSWKARSQQLLDNMLEHFVHEGRLKARRAGNHAFVESKSLILYLPLLLGEKLPKELRDRMIEELKVEGAFLTEYGLASERLDSSSFEEDGYWRGPIWAPPMFLLSHALRELGEEAFSKDLAGRFCNLVAKSGMAENFHAKTGRALRDPGITWTSSIFLMLGSKYV, encoded by the coding sequence ATGCGGGTAGATGTATCCAAAATACCTTTTAGTTATCCCGGCTCTTATTTCGCGATTAATCGAATGGGGACCTATGAAGATGAGCCGGAAGGCCTTTATATAAGATCGCTTCATAAAGACGTTTATCGGCAGCGGGTGGCAAGACTTTCGCTGCTTCATGAAGGGAAGCCCGTTCCGTTCGCGGAAGAAGCATCCGCCGCAAGCATCACGCTTCGGTCGGAATTTGGCAACGCGGTTATTTGCTTCGAGGACCCGACTACCTTCCAGGTTCGAGCCGAGCAGGCAGCCGTCCGGTTTGAATTTATTAAAGCCTCCCATGTCGTTCCTTACGGGGAGAAGCAATGCGAAGTGAATTCGGACGGTTCGCGCGAGCATATCCGGCTGACCTCCGCTTCGGGAGATTTGATCGTCAATACGACCTGGAACGGCGATAATGCGGACTTCATCAATATTGATTTTACACCAGCTGCAGATTCCGCAACGGCCGAAGGCGTTCTGGAGCTGTACCGGGACAGTATTACGTGGAAGGAACGGACGTATTCCTCCTTCTCGGACAGCCTGCTGGCTGCAGCAGACAAGTTCGGGGCCTATGAACAAGCATCACTTCAGCTCCCCGAGCGTTATTCGGAAGCGAGGCAGCTGGCCGTCTATTTGAACTGGATGGTACAGGTTCGCCCTTACGAGAATATTACGCGGCCAACGATGTATGCATCCAAAAGCGGCATGTGCGGCATCTGGAGCTGGGACCATTGCTTCCACGCGATGGCGGTTGCGGAGCAGGATCCTGAGCTGGCTTGGCATCAGTGGATGCTTGTTTTTGATCACCAGGATCAGTTTGGAGCCTTGCCGGATACAATCACGGATAACTATCTCGTAAGAGGTTACGTGAAGCCGCCAATCCATGGATTTGCGCTGCGATGGATGATGGAGCAAACGGGATGGTTGACGAATGACCATCTGCTTGAGGCTTATCCTTCGCTGGCGAAATGGACACTGTGGTGGTTCAATCACAGAGACAGCGATAAGGACGGCATGGCGGAATATCATAACGGAAATGACTGCGGATGGGATAACAGCACCATCTTCGCGGATGGCATGCCGCTTGAAAGTCCCGATCTCGCAACTTATTTGATTCTTCAGATGGACACGCTTGAGATCATCGCGAGAAAGCTTGGCATGCTAGCCGAAGCGAACAGCTGGAAAGCCAGGTCGCAGCAGCTGCTGGACAATATGCTCGAGCATTTTGTTCATGAAGGCAGGCTTAAGGCTAGACGAGCTGGCAATCATGCGTTTGTCGAGAGCAAATCGTTGATTCTGTATCTCCCTTTATTGCTCGGCGAGAAATTGCCGAAGGAGCTCCGGGACCGTATGATAGAAGAGCTAAAAGTCGAAGGAGCTTTCCTTACCGAGTATGGACTCGCAAGCGAGCGTCTGGACAGCAGCTCGTTCGAAGAGGACGGATACTGGAGAGGACCGATCTGGGCGCCTCCCATGTTCCTATTGTCCCATGCTTTGCGAGAACTAGGCGAAGAGGCATTTTCCAAGGATCTTGCGGGAAGGTTCTGCAATCTGGTTGCGAAGAGCGGGATGGCCGAGAACTTCCATGCCAAGACCGGACGGGCTTTGCGAGATCCGGGAATTACTTGGACGTCGAGCATTTTCTTGATGCTTGGCAGCAAATATGTATAA